The genomic region CCTGAAATTGCGCATATTACCAAGTTAGAGAAATCGACTCATTCGAAGGTACTTGCCGCCTTGAAAGAAGCAGGATTGGATAGTTTACCCGGAGCCGGAGCGGAAATATTGAACGACAGGGTTAGAAGGCTGATATCTAAAGGGAAATGTGGAGGAAAAGAATGGCTGGATGTAATGAGAGCCGCTCATCAATTACACCTTACCACATCAGCAACAATGATGTTTGGCCATATTGAAACTTTGGAAGAACGGTTTGAACATTTGGTATGGATTAGGGAAGTTCAAAGCGAGAAACCGGCTGATGCCAAAGGTTTTTTGGCTTTTATCCCATGGCCTTTTCAAGATGATGGAACCCTACTTAAACGATTAAAAGGAATCAGCAATTCGGTTACATCCGATGAATACATCCGAATGATTGCACTTAGCCGAATTATGCTTCCAAATGTCAAAAACATTCAGGCATCCTGGTTAACTGTTGGAAAAGAAACCGCCCAACTTTGCTTACATGCCGGAGCCAATGACTTTGGTTCTATTATGATTGAAGAAAATGTTGTTTCAGCAGCGGGTGCTCCTCACCGATTTACCTCTCGGACCATTCAGGAAGCCATTCGGGAGGCCGGTTTGGAACCAAGACTTCGGAATCAGCAATATGAATTTAGGGAAATTCCGGCACAAATGCAGGAGCAAGTAATTAACTATTAATTCAAATCCAAGGTCAAACCTTTGCGTTGATTGTTACTCCAAGAAAAATCCTTACATTAGCCCTCATTTGAATAAAACGCTACCAGTCAAGTACTACTTATGAAAAAACTAGGATCATTCCTAACGTTGGGATTGCTTTTGGCATGGTATTCTGCGTTTGCCACCCACAATCGTGCCGGTGAAATAACCTATCGCTGCCTGGACAGCACAAATTTCTTAACTTACGAAATAACGGTTACCACCTATACCAGTAGCAACCAGGTAGATCGTTGTTCCTTGACCATCCATTTTGGAGATGGTGATAGTTGTGTAGCTACTCGTTCCAACGGTAACCCTTCGAATGGGAATGAGGGTTGCCCTCAGTCAACTTCGCCCGGCTATTGTCCGCATTGTGGCGATTATTTGGCAGATAATGTCAAAAAAAACGTCTACAAATGTGTTCATACCTATTCAGGACCCGGACATTTTACTATTTCCATGTACGATGAAAATAGGAATCAAGGGGTAATTAACATTACCAATTCGGTCAATGTGCCTTTCTATATTGAAACTGAGCTATTTATTAATCCCATTTTAGGACCGAACAACTCCGTTCAACTCCTAAATCCGCCAATAGACAAAGCTTGCATTAACATACCATTTCACCACAATGCCGGAGCTTACGATCCGGATGGAGATAGCCTTTCGTACCGAATTGTACCTTGTAGTGGTTCGGAAGGACAGGATATTCCAAATAATCCGGGTGCTCTCAATAATGTTTTCATGGATTTGTTTACCGGTGATTTTATTTGGGATGTCCCTACGATTATTGGGGAATTTAACTTTGCTTTTATTATTGAAGAATGGAGAAGGTATAAAGGTGACAATAAGGTATATTTGGTAGGAGAAGTAAAAAGAGATATGCAAGTGGAAGTTTCTCCTTGTCTTAATACCCCACCTGTTATTCAGGCACCGGATGAAATATGCGTAGTGGCCGGAACACAAATCCAATTTGATGTGTTAGCCACAGACGCCGACATGGACGATCTTACCTTAACCGGAACCGGTGGTCCTTTGCTAATGGAAAATCCGGCTAGCTTTCCTCAACCTCAATATGGAATTGGAGCTGCCCAGGGTCAATTTACCTGGAATACCAAATGCAATCATGTTCAAATTAATCCGCATTATATGTATTTTAGGGTAGAAGATGATGGAGGACCGAACAATGCAGCAGCCATTAAGCTTGCAGCCTACCACACTACCGCAATCCGGGTGGTTGGACCGGAACCTACAATTACCCAGGTTGAACCTATTGGATCAAACATGAAAATCACCTGGAACCCAAGCGAATGTCCGGAAGTGGTTAGCTATAAAATTTACCGACATGTAGGAGAAACCGGTTGGGAACATGATACCTGCGAAACCGGAGTACCGGGCTACACCGGATATGTGTTAATTGGAACAACCCAAGGAATTAACAACACCACCTTCATTGACAATAACAATGGTTTGGGTTTGGTAAGTGGAGTATTATATTGCTATCGGGTGGTAGCAATTTTTCCTGACAATGCAGAAAGCTACTCTTCTGATGAATGGTGTAATTCATTAAAAAAGGATATTCCGATAATTACCCATGTTTCTATTTTTAACACAGACTTAAGCCAGGGCGCCGATTCTATTCAATGGTCGAAACCCACGGAACTTGATACCATTGCCTTTCCTGGTCCTTATCGGTATAACCTTTATCGAACAGAAGGAGGTAATGCTGCCAATTATGAGCTTATTTGGTCTAATTCTTACCCGAATTATTACCTCATGAACGATAGTGTTTATGTCGAAACAAGTGGATTAAACACCCTTGAAAAATCATACCGATATAAAATTGAATTGGTAAACCAAAGCCCTGCCTCAACCGATACCATAGGAAACACCCAAGCATCTTCCGTCTATTTGAATTTATCGCCCGACGATAACCAACTCACCTTAACCTGGACAAATAATGTTCCTTGGTCCAATTACAAAACTTGGATTTACCGAAAAGCCCCTTCCGAAACGAATTTTAGCTTTCTGGATACCACCTTGGCTACATCGTATGTAGATACCGGTTTGCAAAACGGAGCAACCTATTGCTACTATGTAATTACACTCGGAACATACAATTCTCCGGCCATTACAGACAGCTTATTTAATGCTTCCCAACAAATTTGTGGAATCCCCGTTGACACTACCCCGCCTTGTCAGCCCATGCTTAGCGTTATTCCAAGTTGCGATGATTTTGAAAACGACTTAACCTGGACTGCTCAGGATAAGGAATGCGACGAAGATGCCCTTTACTACAAAGTTTATTACTCGCCAACCTTGGCAGGAACCTGGCAATTAATTTATTCCACATCAGACCTAAATGATACTACCTATCTACACGACAATCTTCTACAATCTATTGCCGGCTGCTATGCTATTGCCGGGGTAGATTCATTTAATAACGAAAGTCATTTACTCGATTCGGTTTGTGTGGATAATTGCCCCGAATATAACCTACCCAATACCTTTTCACCCGATGGAGATGGAACCAATGATTTCTTCACCCCATTTCCAGGTTGGAGATTCGTACAAAAGGTCGACATCCGGATATACAACCGCTGGGGTAATTTGGTTTTCCAAACTACCGATCCTAATATCTCCTGGAACGGAAAAATTAAAAATTCCGGCGGAACTTGTGTGGATGGGGTATACTTCTACGTATGCAAAGCCGATGAAATACGATTGGCAGGAATAGTAACCCGGGAATTAAAAGGATTTATTCATTTGTTTAGAAACGCAAAAAGTGGTTCTGTAGATTAATCATGTTCACCGGAATAATTGAATGCATGGCCAAAGTGGAAGGTTTGGCCCAGGACAAGGACAATATAACTTTCACTTTTTCATCCCCTATCAGTCAAGAACTAAAAATTGACCAAAGTGTTTGTCACAACGGGGTTTGCTTAACAGTAATACATCTTGAAGGTGGAAAACACTCCGTTACGGCTATCCACGAAACCTTAAGTAAAACCAACCTAGGTCAATTAAAAATTGGCGATATGGTCAATATTGAACGTTGCATGCCGGCTCATGGACGTTTTGATGGACATATTGTTCAAGGACATGTAGATACCACCGGAATTTGCGAAAAAATCGAAGATCAAAATGGAAGTTGGATATTCACCTTCTCCCACCCAACCGAACATGGATTTATAACTGTTGAAAAAGGTAGCATTTGTGTAAACGGAACAAGCTTAACCGTAATTAATTCTCTACCGGGTCAATTTAGTGTGGCCATCATTCCTTACACCTATGAACATACTGTTTTTAAGCTTTTACAGACCGGAAGTAAGGTAAATTTAGAATTCGACATATTAGGAAAGTATGTTATGAAGATGTTGAATTCTAGGTAATAATTTTCAGCGACCTTTCCAGGATAGCAACTGTAATAGGCTTAATTATTCACTATTACCTTTCTGACCATTTAATCCCTCATTGTCAAAAATCTTTAATTTTTGCTTCTTCTCAGGGGCAATCTACTCCAAATGAGAGTTATGTAATACTGGTTTTATGGTCTGCTGAAAAAATACCGAATGTACATTATGTTTAGTCCAATTTTAGGTATTAATTCCGATTGAAAAATAGGTCTAACATACTGTATACTCGGCATTTATACCGAATGGACAAAATGTATAGTCCAATTTTATACTTAAATTTTCTTGAAAAAATCGGACTAACTTTTTGTATCCTCGGTACTTACCAATCTAAATTTATAAAAGCCTTCGGACTATTTATAAATTAAAATTGGTATAAACTTGTCCAATTTAACCCCAAAAAAAAAGGCTGACCAGTTTTGATCAGCCTTTTATTGAAATAGAATTTCTAATAAATTTTGGAAGTATTCCTATATCCGGCGGTATTGGAAAACCAATTCGGATAGAGGGTTCCGGAACTACGCGCCCAATCGATAAAATGCAGGTATGCTTCATTTACCGGATTCTTTTCTTTTGGGTAATCAAACCCCTGCAATACATTAATAGCCCAGGGCAAGTTATTTTCGGTCCGGTAAAATTTACCATTAGCCGGCGAACTCCTATCATCTTCAGTACCAAATAATGCCATGTTAGCCTTATCGGAAGGTGCTTTATCTGCCAAATGCACTTCCCTTCCCCTTTCCTGATCCGATACGATGTAAAAATTAAACTTATCGGAACTCAGTTGCGAAATAGAGACTGTTCCGCCCGAAGGCACCACTCCGTTATTAATAAATACAATTTTCACCTGAATGGTATCATGTGGTACAAATGGAGCCGAAGGATCTGTATTTATACCAATTCCGCCGCCGGGCCAGGCCATGTTTTTATAAAAATCATCAAATACAATTATATTGGCATAAGTTTGACTCTCTTCTGTACCGTTGGCATTAAACGAATAAATTGAACCATTCGAAACCGAAGTTCCTGAAACACTGGTAATTTTATTGGAAGCAATACCATCCAATTGAAATCCAAATCCATTGTGGAAACCAGCTCCGGTAGCCCTTAAAATAAAAGTTGCATTTATTTCTACAACCTTATTATTTGAGTTGGTAGATGTGGCAATTTTATAATTCACCACTACATCATTGAGGTCATATTCCCCTTTTTGAGGCCATTGATCTTCAAAAGCCAGGGTACCAAATCCATTTTGTGAAGGGTAATAAGAAATAGAAGATACATTTTCGTCGTCATCATCATCGTCGTCATCGTCACAAGTACCATCATTATCATTATCATTGTGGAGATTCTTTGGCTCACAATCACGAGATGGGTCAGACCAATACGTTCCAGGAAATACATAATCGTCGGTAATAATTCTGGAATTACCTCCAGTACCGATAAAGCTAATCCTAATTTTATAAGAAGAAGATGAATTTGCAATTGCACTTGGAACGGCGATGGTAAAATTCTTAACTGTTGAAGTTGGAAATGGTGTTGGGAAAGTATAATCGTAAAATTGTACGGCTGTACCTTCGCCACCACTTGCACTTGAGTTGTAAGGAATATAAAACACTTTAACGCCTCGGGAAGTACCTGTAGCGTTATCAAACTTAGCCTTGAACGTAATATTGCCAGAAGAAAATTTAATCCAAGGCGATTTTACCCAACTGGCGGTCACGGAAGAACTGGTCAATTGATTGCTTTTACATGACCAACTTCCACTGATTACATTGGCGCTGGTATTGGTATAAGTATTTGCGCCAAATGCCCAGCAATTTCCTATTTCAACGCCACGGTTACCTGATTCACATGTTAAATTCACATTGGCATTAACCTGCCCAAAACACGCACTAAAAAGCAAAAGAAATCCTAATCTTTTCATAAAAAGCTAAATCGAAAGTTTAAATTATTCTGGAATAAATGAAAAAGTAGCTTGTTTTCCTGAAATCGCTACGTCATAAGTTTTACTACCATACTTAAGTTTCAAACTTGATTCGGTAGAAGGAATAAGGAGATTTAGGGTAGTATCTAAATCCATTCGATGATTGCTTGCATACACCACAGCACCATCGGATAATGCAATTTTCAAACCGGCGTAAACCGTTTCCTCTGTAGGCAATCCGGTAATTTGCAAAGCCACATTATTTTCTGTTGTCCACAAAAAATCAGGATCCGCCTGCAATTCATTCAAATTCTTAGGAATATCCTCTGTAACAATGAAATCCTGCTTTCTACAACCAATACAAGCCATTACAGTAATCAAAACCAAAGCTCCAATTTTTTTTCTTCTAATCATACACAATCTAATTAACTATTTACAATCTAACAATCTTTATAACCATCTTATAATTAAAATATTTATAAAGAATTTTTTGAACCTCATTTTTTTAATTCGTACTTGATTTCTAGCAATTCAAACTTCAAATTATGGCATTGGTACGAAATCGCAGAATCCAAAGTTCCAACATTTTACAATTAAAATGAAATTTTTTTCAATTTTCATTTCTGTTTTATCCAATAATCTTTTGAATAGGCGGGCCCCTTCGCGCAATAAGAAAATGCAACAACCCGGTTATTTGCAAAGCGCTCAGGTCACGCTTTCGCCTGTAGTCCTCGTCCCCCGAGGCTAAGGCCGTCGGGGTCCTGTGGGCTACTTGTCTCAATCGTTGCCCGAGGTGCAACCCCAACAATACCATTTCATAACCAAGCTCATCAAATTCCCGGGCAACTTCACTAAATGCTAAAAGAATCCTGCAAAAGAAAAGGAACAACCCCCGTTATCTGCCAAAACAAAGCAACTGCCAGATCATTTGGTACTTGGTCGAATAGCGAAAGGAGAAGAAAACTCAAAGATAGCCAATGCTTAACCAAAGTAGTCGCCAACCATCTTAAGCACCGGTATGTACCCCAAAATGCCAAAAAAAATACAACCCAAAATAGCCCCCAGCACCAAATAACAAACAACTAATTAACAATCAACCACTTAAATAATATCAGCGCTTAACTATCAAAAAAAAAATGTTAAAAATATAGTTCAACTAATACAAGGAATTTGAATACCTCTATATTTGCCCCGATGATTTACTCGAATTTTTGTAACCATACTTGTTGCTGCTGCCATTCTGCGCAGGAGCCCGGCTATTGGTGGACATAGATCGCGGTAAATCCTCTCATAAGAAATTCAAAAAGCTCCACCTTCCGTGGGGCTTTTTTTTTGCCTTAAACCCTAACCATGAATCAAGAAACAACAGAAATACAAAAGACCGACATCCTGAGCCGAATAAGGCTTTTAGGTAGAAAAATAGGTGGAACACCCTTACTAAAGCTAAGGGAAAGTTCGTCCAACCCGGAGGTAGAAATTTGGGCAAAGGCAGAATGGAATCAACTTTCGGGCAGCGTAAAAGCCAGGGCGGCTTATTATATTGTGAGAGAAGCCATTGAAAGTGGAAAACTTAATTCAGGCAATACTTTGTTAGATGCATCCAGCGGAAACACAGCTATTGCCTATGCCTACTTGGCTCACGAACTTGGAATACCTCTTACCATTTGTCTTCCTGAGAATGCCAGTTCGAGGAGAAAAGAGATATTAAAATCGCTGGGCACTACCTTAATTTATACCTCCCGCTTTGGAGGCACCGATGAAGCCCAGGAAGTTGCCCAGGAATTAGCTGATTCGCAGCCCGAACGGTATTTCTATGCCAACCAGTACAAAAACCTGAACAATGTTAAAGCCCATTATGAAGGCACTGCCGTTGAGATAATTCAGGCATTACCGCAATTAACCCATTTTGTTGCAGGATTAGGAACCACGGGAACCTTCACAGGCACTGCCAGTCGATTGTTAGAATACAACTCCAACATTTCAGTTGTGGCCCTTCAACCCGATTTAGCATTGCATGGACTGGAAGGTTGGAAACACCTGGAAACTGCCAAAATTCCAGAGATTTTCAATTCGAGCTTGGCCCAAAATACCTTAGCTATAAGCACCGAAAAAGCCTACGCCCAAATAAACGAAACCTTTCAAAAAGAAAATTTGCTGTTGAGTCCATCAGCGGCAGCCAATTTGGCCGGGGCTAGAGAATTAGCCCAACAATTGGACCGGGGTAAGATAGTTACCATTTTTCCAGACTCCTCAGACCGCTATCCTGAACTAATCGAGCAACATAAAAACCTATGATACATATTCCTTACTACGTACAAACCCAACTAATTAAAGATGCCTTACGCACTTACCCTTTCGAGTGCTGTGGATTTGTTTTTGGGCAGGAAGTAAACGAAATCCGTTATCTGCATACCATACAGGTGGTTGAAAACGCCAAGGAAGGTGATCAAACCAGACGATTTGAAATTAGTTCTTCCGACTATCTGAAAGCAGAAAAATATGCCCTGGATCATGACCTGCTTTTGTTAGGCGTGTATCATTCCCATCCCAATCACCCTTCGATTCCGTCAGAACACGACCGAAAAGTTGCACAACCTTATTTCAGCTACCTCATACTCTCAGTTGAGAAAGATGAATTTAAATCTCTCCAATCATGGAGGTTAAACGACCAATTTCAATTTGAAGAAGAACCCATTTACCAAACCATTCAATCAATTAAAGCAGCATAAAACCATGGCAACAATTGTAATCCCAACACCCTTGAGAAAATTCACCAATCAGCAGTCTAAAATCGAAGTAAGCGGATCAACCTTACAGGAAGCCATAAGCGATTTAACTCTCCAATTTCCTGACTTAAAGAAAAACCTGCTGGATGAGAACAACAAACTTAGAAGCTTTGTAAACGTCTTTGTTCAGGACGAAGATATCCGCAACCTTCAAGGAGAATTAACTCCCATTACTGAAAACAATACCATCAGCATTATTCCGGCTATTGCTGGCGGACTTTAGATTCCTATGTATTAATCATTTCACTAAAAAAAATCAAGATGAGTCATACTAACGTTCAATTTTCGAAAGAAGAACTCGACCGATACAATCGTCACCTAATCATACCTGAATTTGGATTAGAAGCCCAACAAAAATTAAAAGCCGCCAAAGTTTTGGTGATAGGATCCGGTGGATTAGGAAGTCCACTCCTGCTCTATTTAGCTGCTGCCGGGGTAGGCACGATTGGCATAGTTGATTTCGACACTGTAGATCAAAGCAATTTACAAAGGCAAGTACTATTTGGAATTTCGGAAGTAGGAAAATCCAAAGTTGAAGCAGCCAAGGCCAGATTAGAAAACCTAAACCCATATATACAAATTAACACCTACAACACCCAGTTCAGCTCCAAAAACGCCCTAGAACTAATCAGCCAGTATGATGTTGTTGCCGATGGAACAGACAACTTTCCTACCAGGTACTTGGTAAATGATGCCAGTGTTATAGCCGGAAAACCCAATGTTTATGCTTCCATATTCCAATTTGAGGGACAAGTTTCTGTTTTTAACTACCGAGACAAAAATGGAAACCTTGGCCCTAATTATCGGGACCTCTACCCTAGTCCACCACCTCCGGGCTTAGTACCCAACTGCTCCGACAGCGGAGTATTGGGTGTTTTGCCCGGAATAATTGGAAGTTTACAAGCCAGTGAAGTCATCAAGGTAATTACCGGTGTTGGTGAGCCACTAAGCGGTCGATTTTTTGTATTTGATGCCTTAAGTTTTGAAACCAGGATTTTAAAAATAAGCAAAAGAAAGGACCAGGCGGAAATAAAGGAACTAATTGACTATGAGCAATTTTGCGGAGTAAAAGCCGTCGAAAAGAAAATTAAAGAAATTACGGTGGAAGAATTTATTTCCTGGCAAACCAATGGAGAGGACATACAGGTAATAGATGTTCGTGAACCTGCCGAATATGAAGAGGTAAATATCAACGCCATATTGATTCCATTAGGTACGGTTGCATCCAGATTAAATGAAATTGAACGCAACAAAAAAGTTGTAATTCATTGCAAACTGGGTGGAAGAAGTGCCAAGGCTATTCGGGAATTGGAAGAAAAATTCGGATTTAACAATTTATACAATCTGAAAGGAGGAATTACCGCCTACCTGCAAACCGAAAAGGTATAAGCGGAAGGAATGGTGCTGTAGCCGAGCTGGTTCAGGCGTGGCTCTGCAAAAGCCAAGACACCGGTTCGAATCCGGTCAGCACCTCTAAAATTAATATAACAATTACAAACAAATAAACCCAACAACTATGGCAATCAGACTAGGCGACCTTGCACCCGACTTTACAGCAGAAACCACCGAAGGAACCATTTCATTTCACGAATGGCTTGGCGATCAATGGGGTGTACTATTTTCACATCCGGCCGATTTCACACCGGTATGCACCACCGAACTGGGATTAACTTCCAAACTAAAAGTAGAATTTGAAAAACGAAACACCAAAGTAATTGCTTTGAGTGTTGACCCTATCCAATCGCATTTGGAGTGGATTAAGGACATCAATGAAACCCAGAATACCATTGTCAATTTCCCAATTATTGCTGATCCGGAAAAAAAAGTAGCCAATCTATTTGACATGATTCATCCGAATGCCAGTGAAACCTTTACCGTTCGTTCAGTTTTTATCATTGGACCCGACAAAAAAGTTAAGTTAACTATTACCTATCCGGCATCAACTGGCAGGAACTTTTTTGAAATCCTTAGGGTAATTGATAGCTTACAATTAACCTCGTTGTATTCTGTTGCAACACCGGCCAATTGGCAGGAAGGACAGGAAGTAGTTATTGCACCTGCAGTTAAAGATGAGGACATTCCAACCAAATTCCCCAAAGGCTTCCGCAGATTAAAACCGTATTTACGATTAACACCACAACCCAACCTTTAACCTATGAATAAAGAAACATCGGCATTGTACCTGGAAGAAACTAGTGTAAGATTAGTGGCTGCCCAGGTTATAGTAATTACCGGATTAAGTCTATGGAAAGGTTGGGCAATTTTAGCATTTGCACTATCCTTGGATTTTGTTTTAAGAGCATTGGCAAAACCCTCCTTGCTTGCAGTATTTTCTAAAATTATCTTTCAGCAATTGAACCTATTACCAGTACAAATTTTTGCTCCACCCAAACGATTTGCAGCAGGAATAGGGGCCTTTTTTTCATTTTTTATTGGTTTGTTCTTGATCCCGAACTGGTATACTTTGGCTTACCTGACCGGAGGGGTGCTATTGTTCTTTGCCTTACTGGAATCAGTTTTTAAAATTTGCGCCGGTTGTTATGTTTATGATTGGTTTGTAGCACCATACATTAATAAAAAGTAGTTTTAGGTTGATAAAAAGAAAGGAATTTGTCCTATCTTTTATATCCCTGTTCCATGGGTAACCATTTGGAATAGGGATTTTTTTTGATCTTGACTACAATCAACTCCAAGAAGAAAGCTTTGCTCAATGCTTTGTGTTCCGGTTACTAATTTAGGAATTAAAATTCAACATGCTAACATTCATTGAACCAACCGAAAAATCAAAACAACTTTTATGCAGATACAAAAGCTGTTTAAGCCAATTATTGCGAACCAAAATTGGACTATCATAGATTTGCAATCGGTATTACCTGATTTGCCATCCGAAATTTTTACGATAAACTTTTCGGATAACAGATAAAATACTTCACCACCGGTTCAGACAGAGCTGAAATATTCAATTGATCTGCCGCTTCTGCAACATCTTTCACTACGCCATCGCGTTGCAGAATATAGATTTTATCATTTTTGGGATTATAGGCATTATTGGCTATGCTTCTGGAGAAAACAAACAATTCAGCCGCAGTTTGGTCTAACCCGCTTTGTTCCATAAATCGATTTCTGAGCGTATTCAACCTTTCTTCGCTGAATTGCTCCTGACTGATTTCTACCCTAAACAAGTTACGTTGAACCAAATGTTTACAGAGCAATGCCAGTGCTTTATCAGGGGCAAATTGCCAGTTTTTTATGGCAGAAAAAATGTCACTATCATCCAGTTGGGTAAACATTTCCAGGGCAGTTTTCTCTTCTAAAAATTCTGATTTATCCGGAGAGTTTTTTAGAAAGAAAGCCAAGGCCGGAGAGGCGAATAATTCTACACCTGAAGTAGAAAGTTCTTTCGCTCTAAGTAAGATATTAATTAAAATATTCTCTGCACTTAGCACCGTTTTATGCAAATAAACTTGCCAATACATTAATCGGCGGGCAATAATGAATTTTTCAACCGAATAAATCCCCTTTTCTTCCACCACCAATTGATCGTTCTTCACTTGAAGCATCTTAATAATACGATCGCTACTGATTACTCCTTCAGAAACACCGGTAAAAAAGCTATCCCGCATAAGGTAATCCAATCTATCCATATCCAGCTGACTGCTAACCAGTTGATGTAGGAATTTCTTGGGGTAACGGTTGGTAAAAATTTCAATTGCTGTTGTAAGTCGACCACCCAGTTGGGTATTCAACTTTTCCATTAGCATAAGACTTAAATCTTCGTGATGGATATTTTCCGCCAAAGAGTTTTCGAGTGCGTGGGAAAAAGGGCCATGACCAATATCGT from Bacteroidia bacterium harbors:
- the mqnC gene encoding dehypoxanthine futalosine cyclase, translating into MNLNNLYKKALNFEFLSIEEGIYLFRNAPLSELMFIGNELRQKQVPGNYATWMIDRNVNTTNVCIANCKFCNFYRIPGHAESYITSMEEYDRKIAETFQYGGDQLLLQGGHHPDLGLSYYVDLFKELKKRHPNLKLHALGPPEIAHITKLEKSTHSKVLAALKEAGLDSLPGAGAEILNDRVRRLISKGKCGGKEWLDVMRAAHQLHLTTSATMMFGHIETLEERFEHLVWIREVQSEKPADAKGFLAFIPWPFQDDGTLLKRLKGISNSVTSDEYIRMIALSRIMLPNVKNIQASWLTVGKETAQLCLHAGANDFGSIMIEENVVSAAGAPHRFTSRTIQEAIREAGLEPRLRNQQYEFREIPAQMQEQVINY
- a CDS encoding gliding motility-associated C-terminal domain-containing protein gives rise to the protein MKKLGSFLTLGLLLAWYSAFATHNRAGEITYRCLDSTNFLTYEITVTTYTSSNQVDRCSLTIHFGDGDSCVATRSNGNPSNGNEGCPQSTSPGYCPHCGDYLADNVKKNVYKCVHTYSGPGHFTISMYDENRNQGVINITNSVNVPFYIETELFINPILGPNNSVQLLNPPIDKACINIPFHHNAGAYDPDGDSLSYRIVPCSGSEGQDIPNNPGALNNVFMDLFTGDFIWDVPTIIGEFNFAFIIEEWRRYKGDNKVYLVGEVKRDMQVEVSPCLNTPPVIQAPDEICVVAGTQIQFDVLATDADMDDLTLTGTGGPLLMENPASFPQPQYGIGAAQGQFTWNTKCNHVQINPHYMYFRVEDDGGPNNAAAIKLAAYHTTAIRVVGPEPTITQVEPIGSNMKITWNPSECPEVVSYKIYRHVGETGWEHDTCETGVPGYTGYVLIGTTQGINNTTFIDNNNGLGLVSGVLYCYRVVAIFPDNAESYSSDEWCNSLKKDIPIITHVSIFNTDLSQGADSIQWSKPTELDTIAFPGPYRYNLYRTEGGNAANYELIWSNSYPNYYLMNDSVYVETSGLNTLEKSYRYKIELVNQSPASTDTIGNTQASSVYLNLSPDDNQLTLTWTNNVPWSNYKTWIYRKAPSETNFSFLDTTLATSYVDTGLQNGATYCYYVITLGTYNSPAITDSLFNASQQICGIPVDTTPPCQPMLSVIPSCDDFENDLTWTAQDKECDEDALYYKVYYSPTLAGTWQLIYSTSDLNDTTYLHDNLLQSIAGCYAIAGVDSFNNESHLLDSVCVDNCPEYNLPNTFSPDGDGTNDFFTPFPGWRFVQKVDIRIYNRWGNLVFQTTDPNISWNGKIKNSGGTCVDGVYFYVCKADEIRLAGIVTRELKGFIHLFRNAKSGSVD
- a CDS encoding riboflavin synthase; the protein is MFTGIIECMAKVEGLAQDKDNITFTFSSPISQELKIDQSVCHNGVCLTVIHLEGGKHSVTAIHETLSKTNLGQLKIGDMVNIERCMPAHGRFDGHIVQGHVDTTGICEKIEDQNGSWIFTFSHPTEHGFITVEKGSICVNGTSLTVINSLPGQFSVAIIPYTYEHTVFKLLQTGSKVNLEFDILGKYVMKMLNSR
- a CDS encoding LruC domain-containing protein, with amino-acid sequence MKRLGFLLLFSACFGQVNANVNLTCESGNRGVEIGNCWAFGANTYTNTSANVISGSWSCKSNQLTSSSVTASWVKSPWIKFSSGNITFKAKFDNATGTSRGVKVFYIPYNSSASGGEGTAVQFYDYTFPTPFPTSTVKNFTIAVPSAIANSSSSYKIRISFIGTGGNSRIITDDYVFPGTYWSDPSRDCEPKNLHNDNDNDGTCDDDDDDDDDENVSSISYYPSQNGFGTLAFEDQWPQKGEYDLNDVVVNYKIATSTNSNNKVVEINATFILRATGAGFHNGFGFQLDGIASNKITSVSGTSVSNGSIYSFNANGTEESQTYANIIVFDDFYKNMAWPGGGIGINTDPSAPFVPHDTIQVKIVFINNGVVPSGGTVSISQLSSDKFNFYIVSDQERGREVHLADKAPSDKANMALFGTEDDRSSPANGKFYRTENNLPWAINVLQGFDYPKEKNPVNEAYLHFIDWARSSGTLYPNWFSNTAGYRNTSKIY
- a CDS encoding cysteine synthase family protein yields the protein MNQETTEIQKTDILSRIRLLGRKIGGTPLLKLRESSSNPEVEIWAKAEWNQLSGSVKARAAYYIVREAIESGKLNSGNTLLDASSGNTAIAYAYLAHELGIPLTICLPENASSRRKEILKSLGTTLIYTSRFGGTDEAQEVAQELADSQPERYFYANQYKNLNNVKAHYEGTAVEIIQALPQLTHFVAGLGTTGTFTGTASRLLEYNSNISVVALQPDLALHGLEGWKHLETAKIPEIFNSSLAQNTLAISTEKAYAQINETFQKENLLLSPSAAANLAGARELAQQLDRGKIVTIFPDSSDRYPELIEQHKNL
- a CDS encoding M67 family metallopeptidase codes for the protein MIHIPYYVQTQLIKDALRTYPFECCGFVFGQEVNEIRYLHTIQVVENAKEGDQTRRFEISSSDYLKAEKYALDHDLLLLGVYHSHPNHPSIPSEHDRKVAQPYFSYLILSVEKDEFKSLQSWRLNDQFQFEEEPIYQTIQSIKAA
- a CDS encoding MoaD/ThiS family protein, with protein sequence MATIVIPTPLRKFTNQQSKIEVSGSTLQEAISDLTLQFPDLKKNLLDENNKLRSFVNVFVQDEDIRNLQGELTPITENNTISIIPAIAGGL
- the moeB gene encoding molybdopterin-synthase adenylyltransferase MoeB, which gives rise to MSHTNVQFSKEELDRYNRHLIIPEFGLEAQQKLKAAKVLVIGSGGLGSPLLLYLAAAGVGTIGIVDFDTVDQSNLQRQVLFGISEVGKSKVEAAKARLENLNPYIQINTYNTQFSSKNALELISQYDVVADGTDNFPTRYLVNDASVIAGKPNVYASIFQFEGQVSVFNYRDKNGNLGPNYRDLYPSPPPPGLVPNCSDSGVLGVLPGIIGSLQASEVIKVITGVGEPLSGRFFVFDALSFETRILKISKRKDQAEIKELIDYEQFCGVKAVEKKIKEITVEEFISWQTNGEDIQVIDVREPAEYEEVNINAILIPLGTVASRLNEIERNKKVVIHCKLGGRSAKAIRELEEKFGFNNLYNLKGGITAYLQTEKV